From the Thermovirga lienii DSM 17291 genome, one window contains:
- a CDS encoding diguanylate cyclase (PFAM: GGDEF domain~TIGRFAM: diguanylate cyclase (GGDEF) domain~COGs: COG2199 FOG: GGDEF domain~InterPro IPR000160~KEGG: dth:DICTH_1642 GGDEF domain~PFAM: GGDEF domain containing protein~SPTR: Ggdef domain): METLVGWLKQQEASISFEEVVEKASSLVFGGTIDEEKGMIIEVANQAFEAFCGNQPSFPCEIKEVFGNKGPLDYEVLVQKAQGKGWSEVAFELVPGSLLLRGNVFSFGNGRIMAFLDDVTDKEICKRLIAFKDKYFELVKLYGATELLQGLISAMLEVAQAEWGGIFVWDAKDQRWVLQFDAVLPPLLGRKDLKNYLDFALQLGNSGEERTSWSFGGLNIIEGAEWKVPWIEVAGSWKDVMERHGVHSLKAGTLITGASPAVFVVLSGENGKLGNINSHVIDSFWAVTAAILEKNRVMEGMSQLYHRDPVTGFYSSARLKELVKLEVERSMRYGYPLSFVAMNIDDIVSLSETETIDESLFESIIKELGKCVRGSLRSVDIVGRLGNVLLLILPHTPREGAELVANRLKQKLEGLRIGKYSLKPVKINVATFGGDILESKGIKEFLLDFGINL, from the coding sequence ATGGAAACCCTCGTAGGTTGGTTAAAACAGCAGGAAGCCAGTATATCTTTTGAAGAGGTTGTGGAGAAGGCTTCCTCATTGGTCTTTGGTGGAACCATTGACGAGGAGAAAGGCATGATAATTGAGGTGGCTAACCAGGCGTTTGAAGCTTTTTGTGGGAACCAGCCCTCCTTTCCATGTGAAATCAAAGAAGTATTTGGCAATAAGGGGCCTTTAGATTACGAGGTTTTGGTGCAAAAGGCACAGGGCAAAGGATGGAGTGAGGTTGCCTTCGAACTGGTTCCAGGAAGTCTGTTGTTGAGAGGGAATGTTTTTTCCTTCGGCAATGGAAGGATAATGGCTTTTTTGGACGATGTTACCGATAAAGAAATATGCAAAAGACTGATAGCTTTTAAAGATAAATACTTTGAACTTGTGAAGCTCTATGGAGCAACGGAGCTGCTTCAGGGCCTTATCAGTGCAATGCTGGAGGTAGCTCAAGCGGAGTGGGGAGGAATCTTCGTCTGGGACGCTAAAGATCAGCGATGGGTTTTGCAATTCGATGCAGTCTTGCCGCCTCTTTTGGGTAGGAAAGACCTGAAAAACTACCTGGATTTTGCCCTTCAGCTAGGAAACTCTGGTGAAGAAAGGACTTCTTGGAGTTTTGGAGGGTTGAACATCATAGAAGGCGCCGAGTGGAAAGTGCCCTGGATAGAGGTGGCAGGATCGTGGAAAGATGTTATGGAACGCCACGGTGTGCATTCCCTTAAAGCTGGCACCCTAATAACGGGCGCTTCCCCAGCGGTTTTCGTGGTGCTATCTGGAGAAAACGGCAAATTGGGGAACATAAACAGCCACGTCATAGATAGTTTTTGGGCTGTAACAGCTGCGATATTGGAGAAAAATAGGGTAATGGAGGGAATGTCTCAACTTTACCATAGGGATCCTGTTACAGGGTTTTACTCATCAGCCAGATTGAAGGAGCTTGTTAAATTGGAAGTAGAGCGTTCCATGCGTTATGGCTATCCATTGTCTTTTGTGGCAATGAACATAGATGACATAGTAAGTCTCAGTGAAACCGAAACGATCGATGAAAGCTTGTTTGAATCCATAATTAAAGAACTTGGAAAATGTGTGAGGGGGAGTTTGCGTTCGGTGGACATTGTAGGCAGGCTGGGCAACGTACTGCTTCTTATATTACCCCATACGCCAAGGGAGGGGGCGGAACTGGTAGCCAATAGGCTCAAGCAGAAGTTGGAAGGCTTGAGGATAGGGAAATATTCTTTAAAACCCGTCAAAATAAACGTTGCCACCTTTGGTGGGGACATCTTGGAATCAAAGGGAATTAAAGAGTTT
- a CDS encoding NADH:flavin oxidoreductase/NADH oxidase (PFAM: NADH:flavin oxidoreductase / NADH oxidase family~COGs: COG1902 NADH:flavin oxidoreductase Old Yellow Enzyme family~InterPro IPR001155~KEGG: tai:Taci_0533 NADH:flavin oxidoreductase/NADH oxidase~PFAM: NADH:flavin oxidoreductase/NADH oxidase~SPTR: NADH:flavin oxidoreductase/NADH oxidase) — MSNVLWQPIEVGPMELKNRVVSAPIATNTSTKDGLPTADTLDINEKLAESGVALSIVEHHAVHKDGRTRLRQLLLDRDEVIPYQQKLTELYHTNGCNVVVQINHAGSLVQDEEMMVEDWAPVAPSALRHPRCSLYVMPRPLKTEEISHLVELYAEAAARAVRAGYGGVEIHACHGYLIGQFLSPLTNQRKDRYGGDIKNRARFLFEVYEAVRGLLSDEHVVAVRLGVADSMPNEEPRGLTIEDSKWVAKELAAMEVDFIDISGNHCGYDGEGEGYFADYALAIKDVVGDTPVVCTGGITKLSTARTLLEKGSCDLVGLGRALRRNYKIVREWEAKSREDLHQR; from the coding sequence ATGAGCAATGTTCTGTGGCAACCCATTGAGGTAGGCCCTATGGAGCTAAAGAACAGAGTGGTCTCTGCTCCCATCGCTACCAACACCTCTACGAAAGATGGTCTTCCGACGGCAGATACCCTTGATATAAATGAAAAACTCGCCGAGAGTGGAGTGGCCCTTTCAATCGTAGAGCACCACGCCGTACATAAAGATGGGAGAACCAGGCTAAGGCAGCTTTTGCTCGATAGAGACGAAGTTATCCCCTACCAGCAAAAGCTTACCGAGCTATATCACACGAATGGTTGTAATGTCGTAGTTCAAATCAACCATGCCGGCTCTCTTGTACAGGACGAAGAGATGATGGTGGAAGATTGGGCGCCCGTTGCTCCCTCTGCATTGAGGCATCCTCGCTGCAGCCTTTACGTCATGCCCAGGCCCCTAAAGACAGAGGAAATATCCCATCTCGTGGAGCTGTATGCTGAAGCTGCCGCAAGGGCTGTTAGAGCTGGCTACGGTGGAGTGGAGATACACGCTTGTCACGGTTATCTCATTGGACAGTTTCTAAGCCCTCTAACCAACCAGAGGAAGGACCGCTACGGTGGAGACATAAAAAACAGGGCCAGGTTTTTGTTTGAAGTTTATGAGGCTGTTAGGGGGCTTCTATCTGACGAGCACGTGGTGGCCGTACGGTTGGGAGTTGCGGATTCCATGCCCAACGAGGAACCTAGGGGATTGACCATAGAGGATTCCAAGTGGGTCGCTAAGGAGTTGGCGGCTATGGAAGTGGATTTCATTGACATCTCAGGAAATCATTGCGGCTATGATGGTGAGGGAGAAGGCTATTTTGCGGATTACGCTTTGGCTATCAAGGACGTGGTGGGGGATACTCCCGTAGTGTGCACGGGAGGAATAACGAAATTATCTACAGCACGAACCCTGTTAGAAAAAGGATCATGTGACCTTGTGGGGTTGGGCAGGGCCTTGAGAAGGAACTATAAAATAGTGCGGGAATGGGAGGCAAAAAGCCGTGAGGATCTTCATCAGCGCTGA
- a CDS encoding GTP-binding protein YchF (PFAM: GTPase of unknown function; Protein of unknown function (DUF933)~TIGRFAM: GTP-binding protein YchF~COGs: COG0012 GTPase probable translation factor~InterPro IPR004396: IPR002917: IPR013029: IPR006073~KEGG: aco:Amico_0429 GTP-binding protein YchF~PFAM: protein of unknown function DUF933; GTP-binding protein HSR1-related~SPTR: GTP-binding protein YchF;~TIGRFAM: GTP-binding protein YchF), producing MLNCGIVGLPLCGKTTVFNVITKAGAEVKPYASGKTDPNRAVVSVPDRRFDKLVEVYQPKREVPAQVEFVDLAGLSKDASKGAGLGNAFLSFVGESDALVHVIRCFDNPEVPHPEGDVDPARDWEIVEMELIFRDLSVIENRLNRLNSKKKLQAEEEKEKDLLERCRKFLLEERPLRDMEMTKEEIKLLKGFAFLTVKPELVVLNLDETQVDESSIPGMEAFKKLAADRNLQVVKLFGRMEMDLLDLDEEEQKEFMADLEIEEPGRERLISAAYRLLGLISFFTVGKDEVKAWTIRENSTAVEAAGAIHTDLARGFIRAQVVHYDDFEANDFSMAKCREKGLLRLEGKEYIVKDGDIIEIRFNV from the coding sequence AGACTGATCCCAACAGAGCTGTGGTTTCAGTCCCCGACAGACGCTTCGACAAGCTGGTGGAAGTGTATCAACCCAAAAGAGAGGTGCCTGCTCAGGTGGAATTCGTGGACCTTGCAGGGTTATCCAAGGATGCCAGCAAAGGAGCTGGGTTGGGCAATGCTTTCCTTTCCTTCGTTGGGGAGAGTGATGCTTTGGTCCACGTAATCAGGTGCTTTGACAACCCCGAGGTTCCCCATCCTGAGGGTGATGTGGATCCTGCGAGGGATTGGGAAATAGTGGAGATGGAGCTGATATTCAGGGACCTTTCGGTAATAGAAAATCGTCTGAATAGGTTGAACTCCAAGAAAAAGTTGCAGGCAGAGGAAGAAAAAGAAAAGGACCTTCTGGAAAGGTGCAGGAAGTTTCTGCTTGAGGAGCGCCCGTTGAGGGATATGGAGATGACCAAGGAGGAGATCAAGCTCTTGAAGGGTTTTGCGTTCCTCACAGTCAAACCCGAGCTTGTGGTGCTGAATCTGGACGAGACCCAAGTGGATGAAAGCTCCATACCAGGCATGGAGGCCTTTAAAAAACTTGCGGCGGATAGGAATCTACAGGTGGTGAAGCTCTTCGGAAGAATGGAAATGGATCTTTTGGATCTGGACGAGGAAGAGCAGAAGGAGTTCATGGCCGATTTGGAAATAGAGGAGCCTGGGAGAGAAAGGCTTATATCTGCAGCGTACAGACTATTGGGCCTTATTTCCTTCTTCACGGTAGGCAAGGACGAGGTCAAGGCCTGGACTATAAGAGAAAACAGCACGGCCGTGGAAGCTGCCGGAGCCATTCATACCGATCTGGCGAGGGGTTTTATAAGGGCCCAAGTGGTCCACTATGATGATTTCGAGGCTAATGATTTTTCCATGGCCAAGTGTAGAGAAAAAGGTCTTTTGCGCCTTGAAGGCAAAGAGTATATAGTCAAAGATGGAGACATAATAGAGATAAGGTTTAATGTGTGA
- a CDS encoding protein of unknown function DUF500 (PFAM: Family of unknown function (DUF500)~COGs: COG2930 conserved hypothetical protein~KEGG: aco:Amico_0431 protein of unknown function DUF500~SPTR: Putative uncharacterized protein), translating to MNSNNLWRAIAILITITLFFFLAPTPGFSATPQERIDGAIRLIKKMAEQEDSPRMADLVKDAKGIAIFPSVIKAGLIIGGQRGEGLFLKKDPSKNKWYGPNFVNITGLSYGLQIGAQSIGLVLVVINEDGLRGFMGDNVKLSGDLSVAAGPLGRHTEAGTDSRLEASIYSYSIAKGLFAGLSVEGAVIDVDENANIAYWGANMSPKNILSRPATDVRIKPLLREISNLEKKAKSN from the coding sequence GTGAATTCCAATAACCTTTGGCGCGCAATAGCTATATTGATAACAATTACCCTGTTCTTTTTCCTTGCTCCAACTCCAGGCTTCTCAGCGACTCCGCAGGAACGAATAGACGGAGCCATTAGACTTATAAAAAAGATGGCCGAACAAGAAGACTCTCCCCGCATGGCAGACCTAGTAAAGGACGCAAAGGGAATCGCCATTTTCCCATCAGTCATAAAGGCTGGACTTATCATAGGTGGTCAACGAGGTGAGGGGCTTTTCCTTAAGAAAGACCCATCAAAAAACAAGTGGTACGGCCCTAATTTCGTAAACATAACTGGCCTGTCTTATGGATTGCAGATTGGGGCCCAATCCATTGGACTTGTACTAGTGGTAATTAATGAAGACGGCTTAAGAGGATTCATGGGAGACAACGTAAAATTGAGCGGTGATCTTTCAGTAGCTGCTGGCCCCCTTGGAAGACACACCGAAGCGGGAACGGACAGCAGGCTAGAGGCATCAATATACAGCTACTCTATAGCTAAAGGGCTTTTTGCGGGCTTAAGCGTAGAAGGAGCTGTAATAGACGTGGATGAAAATGCAAACATAGCCTACTGGGGCGCAAATATGTCACCCAAAAACATCCTTAGCCGACCGGCCACAGATGTTAGAATAAAACCCCTTCTGCGGGAAATTTCCAACCTGGAGAAAAAAGCCAAGTCGAATTGA
- a CDS encoding hypothetical protein (KEGG: tai:Taci_0537 hypothetical protein~SPTR: Putative uncharacterized protein), producing the protein MMQMPRQISLDELLSMLVARIDSLSYSDENHKTKFNILARALYRKGLLDDEDIKESIREEHRILKELGVITELPSEDVVEAMADSIMQWVKGDVEKIKEAMEEYEKKLREVMQKEQAAKPKIDVASPAVLEQLDKLNKGKGGSKLIY; encoded by the coding sequence ATGATGCAGATGCCAAGACAAATAAGCCTGGATGAGCTTTTGAGCATGTTGGTTGCACGGATAGACAGCTTATCCTACAGCGACGAGAACCACAAGACCAAATTCAATATATTGGCCCGGGCCCTCTACAGGAAAGGGTTGCTGGATGATGAAGACATCAAGGAATCCATAAGGGAAGAGCACAGGATATTGAAGGAACTTGGTGTCATAACGGAACTTCCTTCAGAAGACGTGGTTGAAGCCATGGCGGATAGCATTATGCAGTGGGTTAAAGGAGATGTAGAAAAGATCAAAGAAGCCATGGAGGAATATGAGAAGAAGCTTCGTGAGGTTATGCAGAAAGAACAAGCCGCCAAGCCAAAAATAGATGTAGCTTCCCCTGCCGTACTGGAGCAGCTTGACAAGCTTAATAAGGGAAAGGGCGGAAGCAAACTTATTTATTAA
- a CDS encoding peptidase M55 D-aminopeptidase (PFAM: D-aminopeptidase~COGs: COG2362 D-aminopeptidase~InterPro IPR007035~KEGG: aco:Amico_1651 peptidase M55 D-aminopeptidase~PFAM: peptidase M55 D-aminopeptidase~SPTR: Peptidase M55 D-aminopeptidase), producing the protein MRIFISADMEGATGVVNPDQVRHGSSEYDFGRKMQAWDVMAVVRACLDNGVEEVIVNDAHGRMINLDINTMPSSVHLVSGFPKVLEMVEGMEECDGVFFVAYHAMAGTEKAVLDHTFSASCVHELTLNGWRIGETGLNAFLCGALGKPVAMVTGDVAVCMEALSLLGENVVTCAVKEGRGRSSAELLHPSVTEGLLRSATEEALHALKREVAPVFRLSSPYDVKITFNYTVQCDAASIVPGSERFSGRGLRANWNDPMDVYRWIMAVIEVASTARW; encoded by the coding sequence GTGAGGATCTTCATCAGCGCTGACATGGAGGGAGCAACTGGGGTAGTAAATCCTGACCAGGTTCGCCATGGCTCTTCAGAGTATGATTTTGGCAGAAAGATGCAAGCATGGGATGTAATGGCGGTGGTTAGGGCCTGTTTGGACAATGGTGTTGAGGAAGTGATCGTTAACGATGCCCATGGAAGGATGATAAACCTGGACATAAACACCATGCCAAGCTCCGTTCACTTAGTGAGCGGATTTCCCAAGGTGCTGGAGATGGTAGAAGGCATGGAGGAGTGCGACGGTGTGTTTTTCGTAGCCTATCATGCCATGGCCGGTACAGAGAAAGCCGTATTGGATCATACGTTTTCTGCTTCCTGCGTACATGAGCTTACCTTGAACGGATGGCGTATAGGGGAGACGGGTCTCAATGCATTTTTGTGCGGAGCTTTGGGCAAGCCCGTGGCAATGGTGACCGGAGATGTGGCGGTGTGTATGGAGGCCCTCAGCCTGCTTGGCGAAAACGTGGTTACCTGTGCCGTCAAGGAAGGACGAGGAAGGTCTTCTGCAGAGCTACTTCACCCTAGTGTTACTGAAGGGCTTTTGAGAAGCGCTACTGAAGAGGCTTTGCACGCGTTGAAAAGAGAGGTAGCTCCGGTGTTCAGGCTTAGTTCCCCTTACGATGTTAAAATCACCTTCAACTACACAGTGCAGTGTGATGCAGCGTCCATTGTTCCCGGATCAGAGAGGTTTTCAGGGAGAGGGCTTAGGGCGAACTGGAACGATCCTATGGATGTGTACAGGTGGATCATGGCGGTCATAGAGGTTGCTTCTACTGCTAGGTGGTGA
- a CDS encoding peptidase A24A domain protein (PFAM: Bacterial Peptidase A24 N-terminal domain; Type IV leader peptidase family~COGs: COG1989 Type II secretory pathway prepilin signal peptidase PulO and related peptidase~InterPro IPR010627: IPR000045~KEGG: tai:Taci_1561 peptidase A24A domain protein~PFAM: peptidase A24A domain protein; peptidase A24A prepilin type IV~SPTR: Peptidase A24A domain protein) codes for MKWMLIILSGMIGASMGSFLNVVARRTIENDRWWGNERSRCDHCGHELSFWDLVPLFSYISHGGKCRYCSEPIGASYLIVELTGFLIGAVLAWRWGGSLAALTSLIISYGLLLNALTDIYSGYIYDLFAWIPGVLVFFIRVAFGGPWIALDSLFGALLGAGLIGFIIFLSKGKMGWGDASLMGGTGLALGFKMTALSLYMGFMIGGTVALILLILRKVGRKDAIVFGPFLALGTFVCLVLGPLVLSYLGFDAPWPWSI; via the coding sequence ATGAAGTGGATGCTAATAATTCTTAGCGGCATGATAGGGGCCTCCATGGGGTCATTCCTAAACGTGGTTGCCAGAAGAACTATTGAAAACGATAGGTGGTGGGGTAATGAACGCTCCAGATGTGATCACTGCGGGCATGAGCTTTCCTTTTGGGACTTAGTTCCTTTATTTTCCTACATAAGTCATGGAGGAAAGTGCAGATATTGTTCTGAGCCCATAGGTGCGAGTTACTTAATCGTGGAGCTTACAGGTTTCCTGATAGGGGCGGTCTTGGCATGGAGATGGGGGGGGAGTCTTGCTGCTTTAACATCTCTAATTATAAGTTATGGATTGTTGCTCAATGCTCTGACAGATATATACAGTGGATACATATACGACCTTTTCGCGTGGATTCCAGGAGTGCTAGTTTTCTTCATAAGGGTGGCATTCGGAGGTCCATGGATAGCGTTGGATTCTCTTTTTGGAGCTTTGCTTGGGGCGGGCTTGATAGGTTTTATCATATTTCTGAGCAAAGGGAAAATGGGTTGGGGAGATGCCAGTCTCATGGGGGGGACTGGTTTAGCTTTAGGCTTCAAAATGACGGCTTTGAGTCTTTATATGGGATTTATGATTGGAGGTACAGTTGCTTTGATACTGCTTATTCTCCGGAAAGTTGGCAGGAAAGACGCAATAGTTTTCGGTCCTTTCCTTGCTTTGGGGACGTTTGTGTGTTTAGTCTTAGGGCCTCTCGTGCTCTCCTATTTGGGGTTTGATGCGCCGTGGCCTTGGAGTATTTGA
- a CDS encoding hypothetical protein (PFAM: Dienelactone hydrolase family~KEGG: aco:Amico_0263 hypothetical protein~SPTR: Putative uncharacterized protein): MNWQEIAESGHYGDKIVRITVPHEPQRIERAPVVILLHGVHGCANAEPGNKYLHIAQALVNMGINAAMIETSRAQRNPELYGDDRVAWAIGAFSGKTFEEDLADNLVGINRIKKDFPHSALWLWGFSLGGIHSVIIASKKENPLDGLILSGSGIELTKEGEKALNLPILNTMPQREELKKAAKHASTKKVIAFWGSEDNIFSKESCMALVDLIPIPPKNKEFHIIKGADHSFRLMKGKQSTEPIKAMIHIVGPQILQGHGASNPK; the protein is encoded by the coding sequence ATGAATTGGCAAGAGATCGCAGAAAGTGGACACTACGGTGACAAGATAGTAAGAATAACTGTCCCCCATGAGCCACAAAGGATAGAAAGGGCTCCTGTGGTAATTTTGTTACACGGAGTCCATGGGTGCGCTAACGCCGAACCAGGTAACAAATATCTGCATATAGCTCAAGCCCTCGTCAACATGGGCATCAACGCAGCAATGATAGAGACCAGCAGGGCTCAGAGAAACCCAGAATTATACGGTGATGACAGAGTTGCTTGGGCAATTGGCGCTTTCAGTGGAAAAACATTTGAAGAGGACCTTGCCGACAATCTGGTGGGAATAAATCGAATAAAAAAAGATTTTCCTCACTCAGCCCTCTGGCTTTGGGGCTTTTCCCTGGGAGGTATACATTCCGTCATAATAGCTAGCAAGAAAGAAAACCCCCTTGACGGATTGATCCTGAGCGGAAGCGGGATAGAGCTAACAAAGGAAGGAGAAAAGGCATTAAATCTACCTATATTGAACACCATGCCACAAAGGGAGGAACTGAAAAAAGCGGCAAAACACGCCTCGACCAAAAAGGTCATTGCTTTTTGGGGCAGCGAAGACAACATCTTTTCGAAGGAATCTTGTATGGCCCTCGTAGACTTAATCCCCATACCGCCCAAAAACAAAGAATTTCACATAATCAAAGGAGCTGACCACTCTTTCAGGCTTATGAAAGGAAAACAATCAACCGAGCCGATAAAGGCCATGATTCACATTGTAGGCCCTCAAATACTCCAAGGCCACGGCGCATCAAACCCCAAATAG
- a CDS encoding Protein of unknown function DUF2179 (PFAM: Uncharacterized BCR, YitT family COG1284; Uncharacterized protein conserved in bacteria (DUF2179)~COGs: COG1284 conserved hypothetical protein~InterPro IPR003740: IPR019264~KEGG: tai:Taci_0536 protein of unknown function DUF161~PFAM: Protein of unknown function DUF2179; protein of unknown function DUF161~SPTR: Putative uncharacterized protein): MHPKLRAILSKTCAQIKRELPTFIATSFGCFIVAFGIMALTVPYKFPDSGISGIAVLSNYAFSISPAWVVAFANAALLLWGLKELPKRFIIWTVYSVSLLTVLLKLMENIPHPDLKELLLVAILAGVVKGLGGGLVIRSGSSLGGTDILVVAMRRRYGIEVGKFTFYINLFILSASIPLVGLEGALYGLVSIFCNGVVMDNVLKSFDRRRQVFVISNEPESVSNFVIKELHRGVTLLHGEGGYTKQPRKVILCLLTPRQTVELKRFLAQKDPTAFMVVSDAAEVVGKGFKSWHHHI, from the coding sequence TTGCATCCAAAGTTGCGAGCGATCTTGTCAAAGACATGCGCACAAATAAAGAGAGAACTGCCAACCTTCATAGCAACCTCCTTCGGTTGCTTCATAGTTGCTTTTGGCATCATGGCCTTGACAGTTCCGTACAAGTTTCCTGACTCTGGGATATCCGGAATAGCTGTCCTTTCTAACTATGCTTTCTCAATATCTCCTGCGTGGGTGGTAGCTTTTGCCAATGCTGCCCTCCTTCTATGGGGATTAAAGGAGCTACCCAAACGATTCATCATATGGACCGTATATTCCGTCTCCCTATTAACGGTGTTGCTTAAGCTAATGGAAAACATTCCTCATCCAGATCTAAAAGAATTGCTATTGGTGGCCATATTGGCTGGAGTGGTTAAGGGACTTGGTGGAGGCCTGGTAATTCGCTCTGGAAGCTCCCTTGGGGGGACCGATATACTTGTAGTAGCTATGAGAAGGCGCTACGGCATAGAGGTTGGGAAGTTCACCTTCTACATAAACCTTTTCATACTCTCTGCTTCTATTCCGCTGGTAGGACTGGAGGGTGCCCTCTACGGACTGGTGAGCATTTTCTGCAACGGGGTGGTCATGGACAACGTGCTCAAGTCATTCGACAGGAGACGACAGGTATTCGTGATAAGCAATGAGCCAGAAAGTGTTTCAAACTTCGTAATAAAAGAACTTCACAGAGGCGTGACACTGTTGCACGGGGAAGGTGGCTACACCAAGCAACCAAGAAAAGTCATCCTCTGTCTTTTGACTCCAAGACAAACCGTGGAGCTCAAAAGGTTTCTGGCACAAAAAGATCCTACTGCCTTCATGGTGGTATCAGACGCAGCGGAGGTAGTTGGCAAAGGCTTCAAAAGTTGGCATCACCACATATAG
- a CDS encoding UspA domain-containing protein (PFAM: Universal stress protein family~COGs: COG0589 Universal stress protein UspA and related nucleotide-binding protein~InterPro IPR006016: IPR006015~KEGG: aco:Amico_0265 UspA domain protein~PFAM: UspA domain-containing protein~SPTR: UspA domain protein): MPKKILVGVDMSKLGENVTLYGLSLAYRLDVDVTFIHVLPHPSLWRGYDPWIPRIEIDHQIKEIAQKRLTYYLKKAEEKDPVLKDKKREIVVLEGNPAETIINYAKEKGYNLIIVGSRGHSAFERIVVGSTATNVARYAHCSVLIHRIGEDII; the protein is encoded by the coding sequence GTGCCTAAAAAAATCCTCGTAGGTGTGGACATGAGCAAATTAGGTGAAAATGTCACCTTGTATGGACTCTCTCTTGCATACAGGCTGGACGTGGACGTAACCTTCATACATGTATTGCCTCACCCTTCCCTGTGGAGAGGATACGACCCATGGATTCCTCGAATAGAAATCGACCACCAAATAAAGGAAATCGCACAAAAGCGTCTAACGTATTACCTCAAAAAGGCAGAGGAAAAGGACCCAGTATTAAAAGACAAAAAGAGAGAAATCGTAGTACTAGAGGGCAACCCCGCGGAGACGATAATAAATTACGCGAAAGAAAAGGGTTACAACCTCATCATTGTTGGCTCAAGGGGCCACAGCGCCTTCGAACGGATAGTAGTTGGAAGCACCGCTACTAATGTGGCAAGATATGCTCACTGCTCCGTCCTTATACATAGAATAGGAGAAGACATTATTTAA